A genome region from Carassius carassius chromosome 23, fCarCar2.1, whole genome shotgun sequence includes the following:
- the lysmd4 gene encoding lysM and putative peptidoglycan-binding domain-containing protein 4, with the protein MRRGDPLPQAFQAPVDVHASLDGQVYMFRQRQEEPELSSEDEELNVMELRPRSRDSSSQERERVGEMLLLERDISHEDNLNKLALQYGCKVADIKRVNNLFQEQDIYALKSIKIPLKNHGLLTEANSELRDPQQRPSNDVASSDSAEANVSGRPQVQEYSNYLKEVDRDIERLIQSTDPSEEVFSSGSRVSKRWGWRSQRLRSYGADWGIQWWNAVIAMLLIGIVLPIFYVVYFKTQDNGEPVVENRVNNITVPTSNSTG; encoded by the exons ATGAGGCGAGGAGATCCTCTCCCTCAAGCCTTTCAGGCTCCAGTGGATGTACATGCCAGTCTGGATGGCCAAGTGTACATGTTCAGACAGAGACAAGAAGAACCAGAACTGTCATCTGAGGATGAGGAACTCAATGTCATGGAGCTCCGGCCGAGAAGCAGAGACTCATCCTCccaggagagagaaagagtgggAGAAATGCTCTTGTTGGAACGGGACATCTCACATGAGGACAATCTCAACAAACTGGCCCTTCAATACGGATGCAAG GTGGCTGACATAAAAAGGGTGAACAACCTTTTTCAAGAGCAGGACATATATGCACTGAAGTCCATCAAAATCCCTCTAAAGAATCATGGCTTGCTAACCGAGGCCAACTCTGAGCTCAGGGACCCCCAGCAAAGACCCTCCAATGATGTAGCATCATCAGACAGCGCTGAAGCAAACGTCTCAGGAAGACCTCAGGTGCAGGAATACAGCAATTACCTAAAAGAGGTGGACAGGGACATTGAGCGTCTGATCCAAAGCACAGACCCCTCAGAAGAGGTCTTTTCCAGCGGTTCCAGGGTGTCCAAACGGTGGGGGTGGAGAAGCCAGCGTTTGCGCAGCTACGGTGCAGACTGGGGGATCCAGTGGTGGAACGCTGTAATTGCCATGTTGCTTATTGGCATCGTCCTGCCAATATTCTATGTAGTATATTTTAAAACTCAAGATAATGGTGAACCAGTAGTGGAAAATAGAGTGAACAACATCACTGTGCCTACCTCAAACAGTACGGGGTGA